From Gimesia panareensis, the proteins below share one genomic window:
- a CDS encoding M56 family metallopeptidase: MMTTDLLLDILLRLSLLLATGWLVLFFLSARNPRWSVLLARFLSVACLLFPLICLTLPPLAVAILPPSEVSTTTPNVKPVPAKASQATPDIAPMPEIDLNSPVATRDSAAPGHSIKNPSESEPEIAAAPVSAQPETALSAPKPAEIEAVSSPATVSPQPAASVPSISLTEWLWIAWSTGTVILLFRLAWQLQRAARLRTRSESASETVQQQCESLVDRAQLKQSPQVRFSSDIEGACTAGVFYPIIYLPRDWYESLPEAEQRAILLHELSHVAGRDVFWNLITQLAVALYWFHPLVWRLPARHRLACEHLSDAQAANAFDSLSDYRRLLAQWTLRRQGAEARLTALAMADRSQMLRRLKWLEKPSIVDRLHISRSYAFVLFALISAVSLATVQFSPQVIAQKADPPEKEKQSEANDDSEKPKAEQKQPAAPKVRKPGKPDINLKQTTPKIVTVVNEKDKPIAGAKVRVGWWEDNEGDMLGKITINPPVTNKKGEVTIQVPDGAARAQISAEAEGYATAGTQYSLSGNPKLILKPGRIIRVKAVDAKGNRLPDAYPLLEDSHILGREFKQDKQRLGYFTSPVVELDRRWMRVVDDNGEGPVLFSHLIDVTNPERVEDDGTILAILEPGIRLEGRLDDPVPRPIKHGCVELYINEGQDHKIGGGWTWQQTATVKEDGTFEFDSLPTGGQVQLFALVDGYQSTRPTVQALKDYLKAHDAGPESILENAIRRHDAFWPHLFPLTPGLYKTEVELPCTPTTSLDVKVVDPIGQPIEGAEVKFNPNGLFLGGELFIPATESLTIENRIDHPDKDEIKQRYQWAQDTFLRVKSDKQGIARVRNLPADDRESYKVSADGYQMPIYPNSFEDGPRQYALIDLAGGKTLRRTITMEKYVPVSSREILVVDRQAEPVPGITVTVSEIAFANAPEDWQLWASQRFGPVATEKSGDDGIVRLTLPLEVNGEAVSRLRITVKGRMNVESTLRDAYVQRKRLIIPRQADGRVVVLTISKEEPREKYQFFDVAVTYEKPEALLSNLPKILLQKLQKQPSMVVLNALLKMNKFDDATPLQFTSDWNLTGKNSSRKSERSSIATIATEQGERTIILCAVRPKGATWELKPELRFPPRAAFIFDAEGSLIRMLGGWASSSGSYSNLMLVNMGGTDDYFYETSAFEPHGPFKYIQRWYQVGREAQPALTIHNYANSTSWNGKPGPSQPLAEFGFLGFHFNGRNLDFKVCGVLPNGTLAPRKVYWDSARQQFIGPVEESVEGEPLYQVIPGESHQFTPLKVEPGELIVAGGRRDYENWHAWSCVVPEGKTARVRLFAVDESGNKPVETEYFARDLSAGQHNLQLQYSNDQQDKTESAAELRIDDSVKEKLTVPRILIADGPSVKGVPIARTGKEALDLFNRETADQRQRLVWRVELKPD; this comes from the coding sequence ATGATGACTACCGATCTACTACTCGACATTCTCCTCCGGTTGAGTCTTCTGCTGGCCACAGGCTGGCTGGTTCTCTTTTTCCTTTCCGCGCGAAATCCGCGCTGGTCGGTGTTGTTGGCCCGGTTCCTGTCTGTTGCCTGTCTGCTGTTTCCGCTGATCTGCCTCACTCTGCCCCCACTGGCAGTGGCGATTTTGCCCCCGTCTGAAGTTTCAACGACGACCCCCAACGTCAAACCTGTACCAGCCAAAGCTTCCCAAGCCACTCCAGACATTGCCCCCATGCCAGAGATAGATCTGAATTCTCCCGTCGCAACCAGAGACTCGGCAGCACCGGGACACAGCATTAAAAATCCATCTGAATCTGAGCCAGAAATTGCGGCGGCACCGGTCTCAGCTCAACCGGAAACAGCTCTGTCAGCACCAAAACCTGCCGAGATTGAAGCGGTTTCCTCTCCCGCGACAGTTTCTCCCCAGCCAGCGGCCTCTGTACCATCCATTTCTCTGACCGAGTGGCTCTGGATCGCCTGGAGCACGGGAACTGTGATTCTGCTGTTCAGACTGGCATGGCAACTGCAGCGGGCGGCCAGACTGCGGACACGATCCGAATCTGCTTCGGAAACCGTTCAACAACAATGCGAGTCCCTGGTGGATCGAGCGCAACTGAAACAGTCCCCCCAGGTTCGTTTCTCAAGTGACATTGAAGGGGCCTGTACCGCGGGCGTCTTCTACCCGATCATTTATCTGCCCCGCGACTGGTATGAATCTCTGCCGGAAGCGGAACAGCGGGCGATCCTGTTGCATGAGCTGTCGCACGTGGCCGGCCGGGATGTGTTCTGGAATCTGATCACACAGTTGGCAGTGGCACTCTACTGGTTTCATCCGCTGGTCTGGAGACTGCCGGCCCGACATCGGCTGGCCTGCGAACATCTGTCAGATGCCCAGGCCGCCAATGCGTTCGACAGTCTGAGCGATTACCGCCGCCTGCTGGCACAATGGACGCTCCGCCGACAGGGAGCCGAGGCTCGCCTGACCGCCCTCGCGATGGCAGATCGTTCACAGATGCTCCGTCGGCTGAAATGGCTGGAGAAACCATCGATCGTAGATCGGCTGCACATTTCACGGAGTTATGCGTTTGTGCTGTTCGCACTGATCTCCGCTGTCAGTCTGGCGACGGTGCAATTCAGTCCGCAGGTCATCGCCCAGAAAGCGGATCCCCCCGAAAAGGAAAAACAATCTGAAGCAAACGATGACTCAGAAAAACCCAAAGCAGAACAGAAGCAACCCGCCGCCCCCAAGGTCAGGAAGCCAGGCAAGCCCGATATCAATCTGAAGCAGACGACACCGAAAATTGTGACGGTCGTCAACGAAAAAGACAAACCCATCGCGGGCGCCAAGGTCCGCGTCGGCTGGTGGGAAGATAATGAGGGGGACATGCTGGGCAAAATCACGATCAACCCTCCCGTGACGAATAAGAAGGGTGAGGTCACCATCCAGGTCCCCGACGGGGCCGCCCGGGCACAGATTTCTGCCGAAGCGGAAGGCTACGCAACGGCGGGAACGCAGTACTCCCTTAGCGGCAATCCAAAACTGATCCTGAAGCCGGGGCGGATCATTCGCGTGAAGGCCGTCGATGCCAAAGGCAACCGACTGCCCGATGCGTATCCCCTGCTGGAAGACTCACACATTCTGGGGCGCGAATTCAAACAGGACAAACAGCGACTCGGTTATTTTACCTCGCCCGTCGTCGAACTGGACCGCCGCTGGATGCGGGTGGTAGACGACAACGGAGAGGGGCCCGTCCTGTTCAGCCACCTGATTGATGTCACAAACCCGGAGCGTGTTGAAGACGACGGCACGATTCTGGCAATCCTGGAACCGGGCATCCGACTGGAGGGACGCCTGGACGACCCGGTACCCCGGCCGATCAAACATGGCTGTGTGGAACTTTATATCAATGAAGGCCAAGATCATAAAATCGGCGGTGGCTGGACCTGGCAGCAGACGGCGACCGTCAAAGAAGACGGCACGTTTGAATTCGACTCTCTACCGACGGGCGGACAAGTCCAGCTGTTTGCGCTGGTCGACGGTTATCAGTCGACTCGACCAACCGTACAGGCTCTAAAAGACTACCTGAAAGCGCACGACGCCGGTCCAGAGTCGATCCTCGAGAATGCCATTCGTCGACATGATGCGTTCTGGCCGCACCTGTTCCCGCTCACACCGGGACTCTACAAAACTGAGGTGGAACTCCCCTGCACGCCAACCACGTCACTGGACGTCAAAGTCGTCGACCCGATCGGACAGCCGATTGAAGGGGCAGAGGTCAAATTCAATCCCAACGGTTTATTCTTGGGAGGTGAGCTGTTCATACCCGCGACAGAATCTTTGACGATCGAGAATCGTATTGATCATCCTGACAAAGACGAAATCAAACAACGTTATCAATGGGCACAGGACACATTTCTGCGGGTCAAATCCGACAAGCAGGGGATCGCCCGGGTCCGGAACCTGCCCGCTGATGATCGTGAATCATACAAGGTTTCTGCAGACGGGTATCAGATGCCCATATACCCGAACTCTTTTGAAGATGGACCGAGGCAATATGCATTGATCGACCTGGCAGGCGGCAAGACATTGCGACGAACCATTACCATGGAAAAATATGTGCCGGTCTCGTCACGGGAAATTCTGGTCGTGGATCGTCAGGCTGAGCCGGTTCCCGGGATCACTGTCACCGTGAGCGAGATCGCTTTTGCAAATGCGCCTGAGGACTGGCAGCTCTGGGCATCACAGCGGTTTGGACCTGTGGCCACAGAGAAATCGGGCGATGACGGCATCGTCCGTCTGACGCTGCCCTTGGAAGTCAACGGGGAGGCCGTTTCCCGTCTGCGGATTACAGTCAAGGGACGTATGAATGTGGAAAGTACATTACGCGACGCTTATGTCCAACGCAAGAGGCTGATCATTCCCCGCCAGGCTGATGGGCGGGTCGTCGTGCTGACCATTTCCAAAGAAGAACCCAGAGAGAAATACCAGTTCTTTGATGTTGCCGTCACCTACGAAAAACCAGAAGCACTTTTGAGTAATTTACCGAAAATTCTTCTCCAAAAACTACAGAAACAGCCCTCGATGGTCGTTCTCAATGCATTGCTGAAAATGAACAAGTTCGATGACGCGACACCACTTCAATTTACGAGCGACTGGAACCTGACTGGAAAGAACAGTTCCAGAAAGTCTGAACGATCCTCGATCGCCACGATTGCCACTGAGCAGGGTGAACGCACCATTATTCTCTGTGCCGTTCGTCCCAAAGGTGCGACCTGGGAACTCAAACCCGAGCTCCGTTTTCCGCCCCGGGCCGCGTTTATCTTCGATGCGGAGGGCTCACTGATCCGCATGCTGGGCGGCTGGGCTTCTTCCAGCGGCAGTTATTCCAATCTGATGCTGGTCAACATGGGTGGGACGGATGATTACTTCTACGAGACCTCCGCATTCGAACCGCATGGACCGTTTAAATACATCCAGCGGTGGTACCAGGTCGGTCGGGAAGCACAGCCAGCTCTGACGATTCACAACTATGCCAACTCCACCAGTTGGAACGGCAAACCAGGACCTTCCCAGCCCCTGGCAGAGTTTGGTTTTCTGGGTTTTCACTTCAATGGTCGAAATCTGGATTTTAAAGTCTGCGGCGTCCTGCCTAACGGAACCCTGGCACCACGTAAAGTGTACTGGGACAGTGCCCGCCAGCAGTTTATCGGCCCGGTCGAGGAAAGCGTCGAAGGAGAACCGCTCTACCAGGTCATTCCCGGGGAATCGCATCAGTTTACTCCGCTTAAGGTCGAACCGGGGGAACTGATCGTGGCGGGCGGCCGTCGCGATTATGAAAACTGGCATGCATGGAGTTGTGTGGTCCCGGAAGGAAAGACCGCCCGCGTGCGACTGTTCGCTGTAGACGAATCGGGAAACAAGCCGGTCGAGACAGAGTATTTCGCACGGGACCTGTCCGCAGGTCAACACAATCTGCAACTGCAGTACAGTAACGATCAGCAGGATAAGACAGAGTCTGCAGCAGAGCTTCGCATTGATGACTCAGTCAAAGAGAAGCTGACAGTTCCCCGCATTCTTATTGCCGATGGGCCGTCAGTTAAAGGAGTTCCCATCGCCCGCACGGGAAAAGAGGCACTCGATCTGTTCAATCGCGAAACGGCTGATCAACGTCAACGACTCGTCTGGCGGGTAGAATTGAAACCTGATTGA
- a CDS encoding sialidase family protein — MTPPLNRRDFLHTSLCSLAAASAAASAAGTASGQAAESKPLIGSISKETLFRNRDGSGVTWFHPRGCMIPGVEGNATFLLNLQEIGGSDYFGQVHWTESTDRGQTWKQLEPIAALGRDPVKEHPGLKAGVCDVTPQYHPQTGTVLALGHVVFYRGPRFARGDQLARYPVYVTRDKDGQWSQRKILQWDDPRGGEIYTNNCGQRLVMPDGDILMSFTFGAGKQPRMVAGVRCAFNGSTLKIREVGPPLENKVGRGLLEPSIARFGDQYFMTIRAEDGHGYVAVSPDGLNYQRKTAWAYDDGTPIGMSTTQQHWLTHSDGLFLVYTRKDDTNKNVIRWRSPLWVAQVDPDKLCLIRDTERVVLPLVGDGVNDPNKVALMGNFDVTNVSPNESCVTVGEWLPRGGAKGDLLLGRIKWNQPNRSVPDFVS, encoded by the coding sequence ATGACCCCGCCCCTCAACCGTCGTGATTTCCTCCACACCTCTCTCTGTTCTCTCGCTGCGGCCTCTGCTGCGGCCTCTGCTGCGGGAACGGCTTCGGGGCAGGCTGCAGAATCGAAGCCGCTGATCGGCTCCATTTCGAAAGAAACGCTCTTTCGCAATCGTGATGGGTCCGGCGTCACCTGGTTTCATCCGCGGGGGTGTATGATTCCCGGTGTCGAGGGGAACGCGACGTTTCTGTTGAACCTGCAGGAGATTGGCGGCTCGGACTACTTCGGGCAGGTGCACTGGACCGAATCGACGGACCGGGGCCAGACCTGGAAACAGCTGGAACCCATTGCCGCTCTCGGCCGGGATCCTGTCAAGGAACATCCGGGCCTCAAGGCGGGCGTCTGTGATGTGACGCCGCAATATCATCCGCAGACCGGAACCGTCCTCGCCCTGGGACACGTCGTCTTCTATCGCGGTCCCCGCTTTGCCCGCGGCGATCAACTGGCTCGCTACCCCGTCTACGTCACGCGGGACAAGGACGGCCAGTGGTCACAGCGCAAGATCCTGCAGTGGGACGATCCCCGCGGTGGGGAGATCTATACCAACAACTGCGGACAGCGGCTCGTCATGCCCGACGGCGATATTCTGATGTCCTTCACCTTCGGCGCGGGCAAACAGCCCCGCATGGTCGCCGGCGTGCGTTGTGCCTTCAATGGTTCGACACTCAAGATTCGCGAAGTCGGCCCGCCCCTGGAGAACAAAGTGGGCCGGGGTCTGCTCGAACCGTCCATCGCCCGTTTTGGGGATCAGTACTTCATGACAATTCGCGCCGAAGACGGGCACGGCTACGTCGCGGTCAGCCCGGACGGCTTGAATTACCAGCGGAAGACCGCCTGGGCCTATGACGACGGCACACCAATCGGCATGTCCACCACACAACAGCACTGGCTCACTCACTCCGACGGACTGTTCCTGGTTTACACCCGCAAGGATGACACAAACAAAAACGTCATCCGCTGGCGCTCCCCACTCTGGGTGGCCCAGGTCGATCCGGACAAGCTCTGCCTGATCCGCGATACCGAACGCGTGGTCCTGCCGCTGGTCGGGGACGGCGTGAACGATCCCAACAAAGTCGCATTGATGGGCAACTTCGATGTCACCAACGTCAGCCCGAACGAATCGTGTGTCACCGTCGGCGAATGGCTGCCGCGCGGCGGTGCGAAAGGTGATCTGCTCCTCGGCCGGATCAAATGGAATCAACCCAACCGCAGTGTGCCGGACTTCGTCAGTTAA
- a CDS encoding HNH endonuclease — MARNWTRDELILAMSLYCRLPFGKYDKGNAEVIQLSECINRTPSSVAMKLSNLASLDPFHQERGVRGLANASKSDRAIWQEFHADWEALADESVRLESEYELLPNLEIIEEPLQFEGATESTRVTKVRRAQRFFRSTVLASYEERCCITKIQNKELLIASHIIPWSEDATKRADPHNGLCLNALHDKAFDRGLITLDEEYRLVHSQQLRDAYTVEAMNRFFRPYEGEPIHFPWRFLPDRECLERHRNQIFVA; from the coding sequence ATGGCACGCAACTGGACTCGAGACGAACTGATTCTGGCAATGAGCCTGTATTGCCGCTTGCCGTTTGGGAAGTATGACAAAGGAAATGCAGAGGTCATTCAACTTTCTGAATGTATTAATCGCACACCTTCGAGTGTTGCTATGAAACTTAGCAATTTGGCATCTCTTGACCCATTTCATCAGGAACGGGGTGTCAGAGGACTTGCAAACGCCTCTAAATCAGATCGAGCCATCTGGCAAGAATTCCACGCTGATTGGGAAGCTCTGGCAGATGAGAGTGTGCGTCTCGAATCGGAATATGAGCTTCTACCGAACCTCGAAATTATCGAGGAACCACTACAATTTGAGGGCGCAACGGAATCAACCCGTGTTACGAAAGTAAGACGCGCCCAACGTTTTTTCCGTTCGACAGTTTTAGCCTCTTACGAAGAACGATGTTGTATCACTAAAATACAAAATAAAGAACTACTCATTGCGAGTCATATTATTCCCTGGAGCGAGGATGCCACGAAGCGGGCAGATCCCCACAATGGTCTCTGTCTGAATGCGCTCCACGATAAAGCTTTCGATCGCGGACTCATTACATTGGATGAAGAGTACCGCCTGGTCCACTCTCAACAGTTACGCGATGCCTACACGGTCGAAGCCATGAACCGGTTCTTCAGACCGTATGAGGGAGAGCCGATCCATTTTCCCTGGCGATTCCTTCCGGACAGGGAGTGCTTGGAAAGACACCGCAATCAAATCTTTGTTGCATAA
- a CDS encoding class II glutamine amidotransferase domain-containing protein, translating into MCGIVGFLARSEADRARLGQLVTPMLECMATRGPDSAGLALFRSPLPAASRRFALYAGDRAFDWQALNTQYQADNNCTATVEAVENHAALLTDLEAGPFKAWLGRTCPEVHLLSAGHAIEIYKDEGHPEEIARRFHFSEMVGTHAVGHTRMATESAVSPAHAHPFTAGEDFCLVHNGSLSNPYSVRRKLESLGIAFETDNDTEAGCRFLEWRMREGDTLETAIEVAQAELDGFYTFLMATADKMVLVRDAFACKPAVVAETDDYVAVSSEFRSLAHLPDIKHAHVYEPAPEQIYSWSV; encoded by the coding sequence GTGTGTGGCATCGTCGGTTTTTTGGCCAGGAGTGAAGCAGATCGCGCACGCCTGGGACAACTCGTCACTCCCATGCTGGAATGCATGGCGACCCGCGGACCCGACTCCGCAGGCCTGGCTCTGTTTCGCAGTCCACTCCCCGCTGCCTCCCGACGTTTTGCCCTGTATGCCGGCGACCGGGCGTTTGACTGGCAGGCACTCAATACTCAATATCAGGCGGACAACAACTGTACCGCGACCGTGGAAGCCGTGGAGAACCATGCCGCCCTGTTGACCGATCTGGAAGCGGGGCCGTTCAAAGCCTGGCTGGGCCGGACCTGTCCTGAAGTGCATCTGCTTTCGGCGGGGCACGCAATTGAAATCTATAAAGACGAAGGGCATCCCGAAGAGATTGCCCGGCGGTTCCACTTCAGCGAAATGGTGGGCACGCACGCCGTGGGGCATACGCGGATGGCGACCGAATCGGCGGTCTCCCCGGCTCACGCACATCCCTTTACGGCCGGCGAGGATTTCTGCCTGGTGCATAACGGCTCGCTGTCGAACCCTTACAGTGTGCGGCGGAAGCTCGAGAGCCTGGGAATTGCTTTTGAAACGGATAACGATACAGAAGCCGGCTGTCGTTTTCTGGAATGGCGGATGCGGGAAGGGGATACGCTGGAGACCGCCATCGAAGTCGCCCAGGCGGAACTGGACGGCTTTTACACCTTCCTGATGGCAACCGCTGACAAGATGGTGCTCGTGCGGGATGCCTTTGCCTGCAAGCCCGCGGTGGTGGCGGAGACGGACGATTATGTCGCCGTCAGTTCGGAATTTCGTTCCCTGGCACACCTGCCCGATATCAAACATGCTCACGTGTATGAGCCGGCTCCGGAACAGATTTATTCATGGTCAGTCTGA
- a CDS encoding GltB/FmdC/FwdC-like GXGXG domain-containing protein, translating to MVSLKQLDLTDLSVRQVNEYLHGELLEERPAGVEILNPDGLHSIAAGLDTKVNVDILGHAGYFIAGMNQQARVTIHGNVGWSVAENMMSGVVRVKGHASECAGASGHGGLLVIEGDASSRCGISLKGTEIVVGGSVGHFSAFMAQAGTLVVCGDAGPNLGDSLYEATIYVRGSIHSFGADAQEEEMQADDFEKVTDLLSRAEMNYDAREFKRVSSARSLYHWNADAHQEY from the coding sequence ATGGTCAGTCTGAAACAGCTTGATTTAACCGACTTGAGTGTCCGCCAGGTCAACGAGTACCTGCACGGGGAACTGCTGGAAGAACGCCCCGCGGGGGTGGAGATCCTGAACCCCGACGGTCTGCACAGCATTGCTGCCGGCCTGGATACGAAGGTGAATGTCGATATCCTGGGGCACGCGGGATATTTCATCGCGGGGATGAATCAGCAGGCCCGGGTGACCATTCACGGAAACGTTGGCTGGAGTGTGGCGGAAAACATGATGTCGGGCGTGGTCCGCGTGAAAGGACATGCGTCCGAATGTGCGGGTGCTTCGGGACATGGCGGCCTTTTAGTAATTGAAGGGGACGCCTCTTCCCGCTGCGGCATTTCGCTCAAAGGGACCGAGATTGTGGTCGGGGGGAGTGTGGGTCACTTCTCTGCCTTCATGGCACAGGCGGGGACGCTGGTGGTCTGTGGCGACGCCGGTCCGAACCTGGGCGATTCGCTGTATGAAGCGACGATCTACGTCCGTGGTTCCATTCACAGTTTTGGCGCCGATGCCCAGGAAGAAGAGATGCAGGCAGACGATTTTGAAAAGGTGACGGATCTGCTGTCCCGGGCGGAGATGAATTATGACGCCCGCGAATTTAAACGGGTCAGTTCAGCCCGCAGTCTGTATCACTGGAATGCGGACGCCCATCAGGAATATTAA
- a CDS encoding FMN-binding glutamate synthase family protein, producing MSSDKSIQREESASFNEHSLSYIRQAAEYGLYEIRGMGAKRRVPSFDDLIFLSASASRYPLEGYREKCESKTVLGTRYAKQPIELEIPITIAGMSFGSLSANVKEALGQAATQMGTSTTTGDGGMTPEERESSKTLVYQCLPSRYGFNPHDLRKADAIEMVLGQGAKPGGGGMLLGQKVSPRVAQMRTLPEGIDQRSACRHPDWTGPDDLKIKIEELREITDWKIPVYVKMGATRVREDVKLAVKAGADVVVIDGMQGGTAATQQVFIEHTGIPTLAALPLAVEALSDMNVLGEVQLIISGGIRTGADVAKALALGADAVSIGQGVLIALGCNHHAYQQADGEEVDVTADYAKLGTAPGYCHHCHTGQCPVGITTQDPALEPRLIPEIGAKRLKNYLQVLNMELTTLARACGKSNVHHLEKEDLAALTVEAAAMAKVPLAGTSWIPGSGSV from the coding sequence GTGAGTTCGGACAAGTCGATTCAACGCGAAGAGAGTGCCAGTTTCAACGAGCATTCCCTCTCTTACATCCGGCAGGCCGCTGAGTACGGGCTGTACGAGATCCGCGGCATGGGTGCGAAACGACGTGTGCCCAGCTTCGACGATCTGATTTTCCTCTCCGCGTCCGCCTCGCGGTATCCGCTGGAAGGCTACCGTGAGAAATGCGAATCGAAAACGGTGCTGGGCACGCGGTATGCGAAACAGCCGATCGAGCTGGAGATTCCGATCACGATTGCCGGGATGAGCTTTGGCTCGCTCTCTGCGAATGTGAAGGAAGCCCTGGGTCAGGCGGCGACGCAGATGGGAACATCCACGACAACGGGCGACGGCGGAATGACGCCGGAAGAGCGGGAATCGTCCAAGACGCTGGTCTATCAGTGTCTGCCTTCTCGTTACGGGTTTAATCCCCACGACCTGCGGAAAGCGGATGCGATTGAGATGGTGCTTGGCCAGGGCGCGAAACCCGGGGGCGGCGGAATGCTGCTGGGGCAGAAAGTTTCGCCCCGCGTGGCACAGATGCGGACGCTGCCCGAAGGGATTGACCAGCGGTCGGCCTGTCGGCATCCGGACTGGACGGGTCCCGATGATCTGAAAATCAAAATCGAAGAACTGCGGGAGATCACCGACTGGAAGATTCCCGTGTACGTCAAGATGGGCGCGACGCGCGTGCGGGAGGACGTTAAGCTGGCGGTCAAAGCGGGCGCGGATGTCGTGGTGATTGACGGGATGCAGGGAGGGACTGCCGCGACGCAGCAGGTCTTCATCGAACATACGGGCATTCCGACCCTGGCCGCGTTGCCCCTGGCGGTAGAAGCGCTCAGCGATATGAACGTGCTGGGTGAAGTGCAGCTGATTATTTCGGGGGGCATTCGCACGGGAGCCGACGTCGCCAAGGCGCTCGCCCTGGGTGCGGATGCGGTTTCGATCGGGCAGGGTGTACTCATCGCGCTGGGTTGTAACCATCATGCGTATCAGCAGGCGGACGGAGAAGAGGTCGACGTCACCGCGGACTATGCCAAACTGGGGACGGCGCCCGGGTATTGTCATCACTGTCATACGGGGCAGTGTCCGGTAGGCATTACCACGCAGGATCCCGCACTGGAACCCCGGCTGATTCCGGAGATCGGGGCAAAGCGTCTGAAAAATTATCTGCAGGTCTTGAACATGGAGCTGACCACTCTGGCACGGGCCTGCGGCAAGTCGAACGTACATCATCTGGAGAAAGAAGATCTGGCCGCACTGACTGTCGAAGCAGCAGCGATGGCCAAAGTCCCCCTGGCTGGAACCAGCTGGATTCCGGGATCCGGTTCCGTTTAA
- the glnT gene encoding type III glutamate--ammonia ligase: MSDRETIRSLMNTAGIEFLLAQFVDIHGSAKVKMVPYTGFDDMIDSGAGFAGAAVWGVGQGPNSHDMLARIDLDTYTPLPWKENTARFAADLFVDGESYPYCPRTNLKRVLAEAKQKGYVFNVGMEPEHFLVKKNADGSLSPWDPDGVDSLAKPCYDFRSMAPAMDYLQELTTALNDLGWGVYQTDHEDGNGQYEINFDYQDALTTADRITFFKMATSQIAKKYGAIATHMPKPFADRTGSGLHVHFHLADAITGDCVFIDPADKRKLGCSEVAYHFIGGVLKHAPALCAVTSPTVNCYKRLQLGQGLYSSRSGYTWTPAYISYGDNNRTQMIRTAGPGHFEDRTVSAGCNPYLALAAYLAAGLDGIENQIDPGEPNLGNLYEKTPAEIQEQGTKILPQSLWEAIGELKKDSVVQGALGVIADEFIELKTREWETYDRQVTQWEIEEYLTFF, encoded by the coding sequence ATGAGTGATCGTGAAACCATCCGGAGTCTGATGAATACCGCCGGGATCGAATTTCTGCTCGCTCAGTTTGTCGACATTCACGGCTCCGCCAAGGTGAAAATGGTGCCGTATACCGGTTTCGACGATATGATCGATTCGGGAGCCGGTTTCGCGGGCGCTGCGGTCTGGGGTGTGGGGCAGGGACCGAATTCACACGACATGCTGGCCCGGATCGATCTCGACACCTACACGCCGCTCCCCTGGAAAGAGAACACGGCCCGCTTTGCCGCGGACCTGTTTGTGGATGGGGAATCGTATCCTTATTGCCCGCGGACCAACCTGAAACGGGTCCTCGCCGAGGCGAAACAGAAAGGGTATGTGTTCAATGTAGGAATGGAGCCGGAACATTTCCTGGTCAAGAAGAACGCGGACGGGAGCCTGTCCCCCTGGGATCCGGACGGCGTGGATTCGCTGGCCAAGCCCTGTTACGACTTCCGCTCGATGGCTCCCGCGATGGATTATCTGCAGGAGCTGACCACGGCGTTGAATGATCTGGGCTGGGGCGTGTATCAGACCGACCATGAAGACGGGAATGGTCAGTACGAGATTAACTTCGATTACCAGGATGCACTGACCACTGCGGACCGGATCACCTTTTTCAAAATGGCAACGTCGCAGATTGCGAAAAAATATGGTGCCATCGCCACGCACATGCCCAAACCGTTTGCCGACCGGACGGGGAGCGGGCTGCATGTCCACTTTCACCTCGCGGATGCGATCACGGGGGACTGCGTTTTCATCGATCCTGCTGACAAACGCAAACTGGGTTGTTCGGAAGTGGCGTATCACTTTATCGGGGGTGTGCTCAAGCATGCTCCGGCGCTGTGTGCCGTCACGAGTCCCACCGTGAACTGCTATAAACGGCTGCAGCTCGGCCAGGGTCTCTATTCCAGCCGGAGCGGATACACGTGGACGCCCGCGTATATTTCGTATGGTGACAACAACCGCACGCAGATGATTCGGACCGCAGGGCCTGGGCATTTTGAAGACCGTACGGTTTCGGCGGGATGCAATCCGTATCTGGCGCTGGCGGCTTACCTGGCAGCGGGCCTGGATGGGATTGAAAACCAGATCGATCCCGGCGAGCCGAACCTGGGGAATCTGTATGAGAAAACGCCTGCCGAAATTCAGGAACAGGGTACGAAGATTCTGCCGCAGTCGCTGTGGGAGGCGATTGGAGAGCTGAAAAAGGACTCAGTCGTTCAAGGGGCCCTGGGCGTGATTGCCGATGAGTTTATCGAACTGAAAACCCGGGAGTGGGAAACCTATGACCGGCAGGTGACCCAGTGGGAAATTGAAGAGTATCTGACTTTTTTCTGA